One window of the Daphnia pulex isolate KAP4 chromosome 8, ASM2113471v1 genome contains the following:
- the LOC124200345 gene encoding amphiphysin-like isoform X2: MASESKGLVFATAVKKHAGRAKEKILQKVGKVDRTADEIFDDHVQNFNKQQNAANKLQKELNNYIRCVKAMQAASKTLYECMSEVYEPDWTGHDLLTVQSQNIEMLWQDLGHKMTDQVLIPLNTYQGQFPEMRKKIEKRGRKLVDYDGQRHSFQALQSSKKREEVKIGRAKEQLEEAKRTFAVFNAELNEELPSLYDSRLPFFITNLQTLFSAEQVFHSELSKVHGELESIIDKLAKESSGRTSSSHYRRSSPPTQMLSSPGSNSLNSPENVGSRGSRLGRTEQDEDNTSPFHDHHQHNNQNDHDNYSKQSGGGLIGGGTGAGGLKDYEPVEVGAQVGEMTTTSTPTNNGAGAATTNGVNKSPPSSGGPGAAAPARNTNQRPGVEELYDIPIGATTDNLPPGVLYRVRATYKYQAEDEDELSLEVGDTVQVIEYEDPEEQQEEGWLMGIKEATGRQGLFPANFTRPI, translated from the exons ATGGCTAGTGAATCGAAAGGATTGGTGTTCGCCACGGCCGTGAAGAAACACGCTGGACGGGCCAAAGAAAAG ATCCTGCAAAAGGTGGGCAAAGTGGACCGGACAGCCGACGAGATCTTCGACGATCACGTCCAGAATTTCAACAAGCAACAAAATGCGGCCAACAAACTCCAAAAGGAGCTCAACAATTACATCCGCTGTGTCAAAg CCATGCAAGCGGCCAGCAAGACTCTGTACGAGTGCATGTCGGAGGTGTACGAACCGGACTGGACGGGGCACGACTTGCTGACGGTCCAGTCACAAAACATTGAAATGCTCTGGCAAGATCTTGGCCACAAAATGACGGACCAGGTCCTCATCCCACTCAACACCTACCAGGGCCAATTCCCCGAAATGAGA aaaaagattgaaaagaGAGGGAGGAAGCTGGTGGACTACGACGGACAGCGACACAGTTTCCAGGCCCTGCAGAGCTCCAAGAAGCGAGAGGAAGTCAAGATCGGCCGTGCCAAGGAGCAATTGGAGGAGGCCAAACGGACGTTTGCCGTTTTCAACGCGGAGCTCAACGAGGAGCTGCCGTCGCTCTACGACTCGCGTCTGCCATTTTTCATCACCAACTTGCAGACTCTCTTCTCGGCCGAGCAGGTGTTCCACTCTGAGCTCTCAAAGGTCCACGGCGAGTTGGAGTCCATCATCGACAAATTGGCCAAGGAGTCGAGCGGACGGACGTCGTCGAGCCACTACAGGCGCAGCTCGCCGCCCACGCAGATGCTCTCGTCACCCGGCAGCAATTCGCTCAACAGCCCAGAAAACG TGGGTTCACGCGGATCGAGACTGGGTCGGACGGAACAGGACGAGGACAACACGAGTCCGTTCCACGACCACCACcaacacaacaaccaaaatgaCCACGACAACTACAGCAAACAATCTGGCGGGGGACTCATTGGAGGCGGAACGGGAGCTGGCGGATTGAAGGATTACGAACCGGTTGAAGTCGGAGCCCAAGTCGGCGAAATGACGACGACCAGCACTCCGACCAACAATGGCGCAGGAG CCGCCACGACCAACGGAGTGAACAAGAGTCCGCCCAGCAGCGGAGGGCCCGGTGCTGCTGCACCGGCTCGCAACACCAATCAAAGGCCCGGCGTCGAAGAACTTTATGATATTCCCATAG GTGCTACGACGGATAACCTTCCGCCAGGTGTTCTCTACAGAGTCCGAGCCACTTACAA gTATCAAGCGGAAGATGAGGATGAATTGTCTCTTGAGGTGGGCGACACGGTCCAAGTGATTGAATACGAAGATCCCGAGGAACAG CAGGAGGAAGGTTGGCTGATGGGCATCAAAGAGGCGACAGGACGTCAGGGTCTCTTCCCGGCCAATTTCACTCGACCCATCTGA
- the LOC124200345 gene encoding myc box-dependent-interacting protein 1-like isoform X3, with protein sequence MASESKGLVFATAVKKHAGRAKEKILQKVGKVDRTADEIFDDHVQNFNKQQNAANKLQKELNNYIRCVKAMQAASKTLYECMSEVYEPDWTGHDLLTVQSQNIEMLWQDLGHKMTDQVLIPLNTYQGQFPEMRKKIEKRGRKLVDYDGQRHSFQALQSSKKREEVKIGRAKEQLEEAKRTFAVFNAELNEELPSLYDSRLPFFITNLQTLFSAEQVFHSELSKVHGELESIIDKLAKESSGRTSSSHYRRSSPPTQMLSSPGSNSLNSPENVGSRGSRLGRTEQDEDNTSPFHDHHQHNNQNDHDNYSKQSGGGLIGGGTGAGGLKDYEPVEVGAQVGEMTTTSTPTNNGAGAATTNGVNKSPPSSGGPGAAAPARNTNQRPGVEELYDIPIGATTDNLPPGVLYRVRATYKYQAEDEDELSLEVGDTVQVIEYEDPEEQEEGWLMGIKEATGRQGLFPANFTRPI encoded by the exons ATGGCTAGTGAATCGAAAGGATTGGTGTTCGCCACGGCCGTGAAGAAACACGCTGGACGGGCCAAAGAAAAG ATCCTGCAAAAGGTGGGCAAAGTGGACCGGACAGCCGACGAGATCTTCGACGATCACGTCCAGAATTTCAACAAGCAACAAAATGCGGCCAACAAACTCCAAAAGGAGCTCAACAATTACATCCGCTGTGTCAAAg CCATGCAAGCGGCCAGCAAGACTCTGTACGAGTGCATGTCGGAGGTGTACGAACCGGACTGGACGGGGCACGACTTGCTGACGGTCCAGTCACAAAACATTGAAATGCTCTGGCAAGATCTTGGCCACAAAATGACGGACCAGGTCCTCATCCCACTCAACACCTACCAGGGCCAATTCCCCGAAATGAGA aaaaagattgaaaagaGAGGGAGGAAGCTGGTGGACTACGACGGACAGCGACACAGTTTCCAGGCCCTGCAGAGCTCCAAGAAGCGAGAGGAAGTCAAGATCGGCCGTGCCAAGGAGCAATTGGAGGAGGCCAAACGGACGTTTGCCGTTTTCAACGCGGAGCTCAACGAGGAGCTGCCGTCGCTCTACGACTCGCGTCTGCCATTTTTCATCACCAACTTGCAGACTCTCTTCTCGGCCGAGCAGGTGTTCCACTCTGAGCTCTCAAAGGTCCACGGCGAGTTGGAGTCCATCATCGACAAATTGGCCAAGGAGTCGAGCGGACGGACGTCGTCGAGCCACTACAGGCGCAGCTCGCCGCCCACGCAGATGCTCTCGTCACCCGGCAGCAATTCGCTCAACAGCCCAGAAAACG TGGGTTCACGCGGATCGAGACTGGGTCGGACGGAACAGGACGAGGACAACACGAGTCCGTTCCACGACCACCACcaacacaacaaccaaaatgaCCACGACAACTACAGCAAACAATCTGGCGGGGGACTCATTGGAGGCGGAACGGGAGCTGGCGGATTGAAGGATTACGAACCGGTTGAAGTCGGAGCCCAAGTCGGCGAAATGACGACGACCAGCACTCCGACCAACAATGGCGCAGGAG CCGCCACGACCAACGGAGTGAACAAGAGTCCGCCCAGCAGCGGAGGGCCCGGTGCTGCTGCACCGGCTCGCAACACCAATCAAAGGCCCGGCGTCGAAGAACTTTATGATATTCCCATAG GTGCTACGACGGATAACCTTCCGCCAGGTGTTCTCTACAGAGTCCGAGCCACTTACAA gTATCAAGCGGAAGATGAGGATGAATTGTCTCTTGAGGTGGGCGACACGGTCCAAGTGATTGAATACGAAGATCCCGAGGAACAG GAGGAAGGTTGGCTGATGGGCATCAAAGAGGCGACAGGACGTCAGGGTCTCTTCCCGGCCAATTTCACTCGACCCATCTGA
- the LOC124200345 gene encoding myc box-dependent-interacting protein 1-like isoform X8, with protein MASESKGLVFATAVKKHAGRAKEKILQKVGKVDRTADEIFDDHVQNFNKQQNAANKLQKELNNYIRCVKAMQAASKTLYECMSEVYEPDWTGHDLLTVQSQNIEMLWQDLGHKMTDQVLIPLNTYQGQFPEMRKKIEKRGRKLVDYDGQRHSFQALQSSKKREEVKIGRAKEQLEEAKRTFAVFNAELNEELPSLYDSRLPFFITNLQTLFSAEQVFHSELSKVHGELESIIDKLAKESSGRTSSSHYRRSSPPTQMLSSPGSNSLNSPENVGSRGSRLGRTEQDEDNTSPFHDHHQHNNQNDHDNYSKQSGGGLIGGGTGAGGLKDYEPVEVGAQVGEMTTTSTPTNNGAGGATTDNLPPGVLYRVRATYKYQAEDEDELSLEVGDTVQVIEYEDPEEQQEEGWLMGIKEATGRQGLFPANFTRPI; from the exons ATGGCTAGTGAATCGAAAGGATTGGTGTTCGCCACGGCCGTGAAGAAACACGCTGGACGGGCCAAAGAAAAG ATCCTGCAAAAGGTGGGCAAAGTGGACCGGACAGCCGACGAGATCTTCGACGATCACGTCCAGAATTTCAACAAGCAACAAAATGCGGCCAACAAACTCCAAAAGGAGCTCAACAATTACATCCGCTGTGTCAAAg CCATGCAAGCGGCCAGCAAGACTCTGTACGAGTGCATGTCGGAGGTGTACGAACCGGACTGGACGGGGCACGACTTGCTGACGGTCCAGTCACAAAACATTGAAATGCTCTGGCAAGATCTTGGCCACAAAATGACGGACCAGGTCCTCATCCCACTCAACACCTACCAGGGCCAATTCCCCGAAATGAGA aaaaagattgaaaagaGAGGGAGGAAGCTGGTGGACTACGACGGACAGCGACACAGTTTCCAGGCCCTGCAGAGCTCCAAGAAGCGAGAGGAAGTCAAGATCGGCCGTGCCAAGGAGCAATTGGAGGAGGCCAAACGGACGTTTGCCGTTTTCAACGCGGAGCTCAACGAGGAGCTGCCGTCGCTCTACGACTCGCGTCTGCCATTTTTCATCACCAACTTGCAGACTCTCTTCTCGGCCGAGCAGGTGTTCCACTCTGAGCTCTCAAAGGTCCACGGCGAGTTGGAGTCCATCATCGACAAATTGGCCAAGGAGTCGAGCGGACGGACGTCGTCGAGCCACTACAGGCGCAGCTCGCCGCCCACGCAGATGCTCTCGTCACCCGGCAGCAATTCGCTCAACAGCCCAGAAAACG TGGGTTCACGCGGATCGAGACTGGGTCGGACGGAACAGGACGAGGACAACACGAGTCCGTTCCACGACCACCACcaacacaacaaccaaaatgaCCACGACAACTACAGCAAACAATCTGGCGGGGGACTCATTGGAGGCGGAACGGGAGCTGGCGGATTGAAGGATTACGAACCGGTTGAAGTCGGAGCCCAAGTCGGCGAAATGACGACGACCAGCACTCCGACCAACAATGGCGCAGGAG GTGCTACGACGGATAACCTTCCGCCAGGTGTTCTCTACAGAGTCCGAGCCACTTACAA gTATCAAGCGGAAGATGAGGATGAATTGTCTCTTGAGGTGGGCGACACGGTCCAAGTGATTGAATACGAAGATCCCGAGGAACAG CAGGAGGAAGGTTGGCTGATGGGCATCAAAGAGGCGACAGGACGTCAGGGTCTCTTCCCGGCCAATTTCACTCGACCCATCTGA
- the LOC124200345 gene encoding myc box-dependent-interacting protein 1-like isoform X12 has translation MASESKGLVFATAVKKHAGRAKEKILQKVGKVDRTADEIFDDHVQNFNKQQNAANKLQKELNNYIRCVKAMQAASKTLYECMSEVYEPDWTGHDLLTVQSQNIEMLWQDLGHKMTDQVLIPLNTYQGQFPEMRKKIEKRGRKLVDYDGQRHSFQALQSSKKREEVKIGRAKEQLEEAKRTFAVFNAELNEELPSLYDSRLPFFITNLQTLFSAEQVFHSELSKVHGELESIIDKLAKESSGRTSSSHYRRSSPPTQMLSSPGSNSLNSPENAATTNGVNKSPPSSGGPGAAAPARNTNQRPGVEELYDIPIGATTDNLPPGVLYRVRATYKYQAEDEDELSLEVGDTVQVIEYEDPEEQQEEGWLMGIKEATGRQGLFPANFTRPI, from the exons ATGGCTAGTGAATCGAAAGGATTGGTGTTCGCCACGGCCGTGAAGAAACACGCTGGACGGGCCAAAGAAAAG ATCCTGCAAAAGGTGGGCAAAGTGGACCGGACAGCCGACGAGATCTTCGACGATCACGTCCAGAATTTCAACAAGCAACAAAATGCGGCCAACAAACTCCAAAAGGAGCTCAACAATTACATCCGCTGTGTCAAAg CCATGCAAGCGGCCAGCAAGACTCTGTACGAGTGCATGTCGGAGGTGTACGAACCGGACTGGACGGGGCACGACTTGCTGACGGTCCAGTCACAAAACATTGAAATGCTCTGGCAAGATCTTGGCCACAAAATGACGGACCAGGTCCTCATCCCACTCAACACCTACCAGGGCCAATTCCCCGAAATGAGA aaaaagattgaaaagaGAGGGAGGAAGCTGGTGGACTACGACGGACAGCGACACAGTTTCCAGGCCCTGCAGAGCTCCAAGAAGCGAGAGGAAGTCAAGATCGGCCGTGCCAAGGAGCAATTGGAGGAGGCCAAACGGACGTTTGCCGTTTTCAACGCGGAGCTCAACGAGGAGCTGCCGTCGCTCTACGACTCGCGTCTGCCATTTTTCATCACCAACTTGCAGACTCTCTTCTCGGCCGAGCAGGTGTTCCACTCTGAGCTCTCAAAGGTCCACGGCGAGTTGGAGTCCATCATCGACAAATTGGCCAAGGAGTCGAGCGGACGGACGTCGTCGAGCCACTACAGGCGCAGCTCGCCGCCCACGCAGATGCTCTCGTCACCCGGCAGCAATTCGCTCAACAGCCCAGAAAACG CCGCCACGACCAACGGAGTGAACAAGAGTCCGCCCAGCAGCGGAGGGCCCGGTGCTGCTGCACCGGCTCGCAACACCAATCAAAGGCCCGGCGTCGAAGAACTTTATGATATTCCCATAG GTGCTACGACGGATAACCTTCCGCCAGGTGTTCTCTACAGAGTCCGAGCCACTTACAA gTATCAAGCGGAAGATGAGGATGAATTGTCTCTTGAGGTGGGCGACACGGTCCAAGTGATTGAATACGAAGATCCCGAGGAACAG CAGGAGGAAGGTTGGCTGATGGGCATCAAAGAGGCGACAGGACGTCAGGGTCTCTTCCCGGCCAATTTCACTCGACCCATCTGA
- the LOC124200345 gene encoding myc box-dependent-interacting protein 1-like isoform X7, whose product MASESKGLVFATAVKKHAGRAKEKILQKVGKVDRTADEIFDDHVQNFNKQQNAANKLQKELNNYIRCVKAMQAASKTLYECMSEVYEPDWTGHDLLTVQSQNIEMLWQDLGHKMTDQVLIPLNTYQGQFPEMRKKIEKRGRKLVDYDGQRHSFQALQSSKKREEVKIGRAKEQLEEAKRTFAVFNAELNEELPSLYDSRLPFFITNLQTLFSAEQVFHSELSKVHGELESIIDKLAKESSGRTSSSHYRRSSPPTQMLSSPGSNSLNSPENVGSRGSRLGRTEQDEDNTSPFHDHHQHNNQNDHDNYSKQSGGGLIGGGTGAGGLKDYEPVEVGAQVGEMTTTSTPTNNGAGGATTDNLPPGVLYRVRATYKYQAEDEDELSLEVGDTVQVIEYEDPEEQEQEEGWLMGIKEATGRQGLFPANFTRPI is encoded by the exons ATGGCTAGTGAATCGAAAGGATTGGTGTTCGCCACGGCCGTGAAGAAACACGCTGGACGGGCCAAAGAAAAG ATCCTGCAAAAGGTGGGCAAAGTGGACCGGACAGCCGACGAGATCTTCGACGATCACGTCCAGAATTTCAACAAGCAACAAAATGCGGCCAACAAACTCCAAAAGGAGCTCAACAATTACATCCGCTGTGTCAAAg CCATGCAAGCGGCCAGCAAGACTCTGTACGAGTGCATGTCGGAGGTGTACGAACCGGACTGGACGGGGCACGACTTGCTGACGGTCCAGTCACAAAACATTGAAATGCTCTGGCAAGATCTTGGCCACAAAATGACGGACCAGGTCCTCATCCCACTCAACACCTACCAGGGCCAATTCCCCGAAATGAGA aaaaagattgaaaagaGAGGGAGGAAGCTGGTGGACTACGACGGACAGCGACACAGTTTCCAGGCCCTGCAGAGCTCCAAGAAGCGAGAGGAAGTCAAGATCGGCCGTGCCAAGGAGCAATTGGAGGAGGCCAAACGGACGTTTGCCGTTTTCAACGCGGAGCTCAACGAGGAGCTGCCGTCGCTCTACGACTCGCGTCTGCCATTTTTCATCACCAACTTGCAGACTCTCTTCTCGGCCGAGCAGGTGTTCCACTCTGAGCTCTCAAAGGTCCACGGCGAGTTGGAGTCCATCATCGACAAATTGGCCAAGGAGTCGAGCGGACGGACGTCGTCGAGCCACTACAGGCGCAGCTCGCCGCCCACGCAGATGCTCTCGTCACCCGGCAGCAATTCGCTCAACAGCCCAGAAAACG TGGGTTCACGCGGATCGAGACTGGGTCGGACGGAACAGGACGAGGACAACACGAGTCCGTTCCACGACCACCACcaacacaacaaccaaaatgaCCACGACAACTACAGCAAACAATCTGGCGGGGGACTCATTGGAGGCGGAACGGGAGCTGGCGGATTGAAGGATTACGAACCGGTTGAAGTCGGAGCCCAAGTCGGCGAAATGACGACGACCAGCACTCCGACCAACAATGGCGCAGGAG GTGCTACGACGGATAACCTTCCGCCAGGTGTTCTCTACAGAGTCCGAGCCACTTACAA gTATCAAGCGGAAGATGAGGATGAATTGTCTCTTGAGGTGGGCGACACGGTCCAAGTGATTGAATACGAAGATCCCGAGGAACAG GAGCAGGAGGAAGGTTGGCTGATGGGCATCAAAGAGGCGACAGGACGTCAGGGTCTCTTCCCGGCCAATTTCACTCGACCCATCTGA
- the LOC124200345 gene encoding myc box-dependent-interacting protein 1-like isoform X9 has translation MASESKGLVFATAVKKHAGRAKEKILQKVGKVDRTADEIFDDHVQNFNKQQNAANKLQKELNNYIRCVKAMQAASKTLYECMSEVYEPDWTGHDLLTVQSQNIEMLWQDLGHKMTDQVLIPLNTYQGQFPEMRKKIEKRGRKLVDYDGQRHSFQALQSSKKREEVKIGRAKEQLEEAKRTFAVFNAELNEELPSLYDSRLPFFITNLQTLFSAEQVFHSELSKVHGELESIIDKLAKESSGRTSSSHYRRSSPPTQMLSSPGSNSLNSPENVGSRGSRLGRTEQDEDNTSPFHDHHQHNNQNDHDNYSKQSGGGLIGGGTGAGGLKDYEPVEVGAQVGEMTTTSTPTNNGAGGATTDNLPPGVLYRVRATYKYQAEDEDELSLEVGDTVQVIEYEDPEEQEEGWLMGIKEATGRQGLFPANFTRPI, from the exons ATGGCTAGTGAATCGAAAGGATTGGTGTTCGCCACGGCCGTGAAGAAACACGCTGGACGGGCCAAAGAAAAG ATCCTGCAAAAGGTGGGCAAAGTGGACCGGACAGCCGACGAGATCTTCGACGATCACGTCCAGAATTTCAACAAGCAACAAAATGCGGCCAACAAACTCCAAAAGGAGCTCAACAATTACATCCGCTGTGTCAAAg CCATGCAAGCGGCCAGCAAGACTCTGTACGAGTGCATGTCGGAGGTGTACGAACCGGACTGGACGGGGCACGACTTGCTGACGGTCCAGTCACAAAACATTGAAATGCTCTGGCAAGATCTTGGCCACAAAATGACGGACCAGGTCCTCATCCCACTCAACACCTACCAGGGCCAATTCCCCGAAATGAGA aaaaagattgaaaagaGAGGGAGGAAGCTGGTGGACTACGACGGACAGCGACACAGTTTCCAGGCCCTGCAGAGCTCCAAGAAGCGAGAGGAAGTCAAGATCGGCCGTGCCAAGGAGCAATTGGAGGAGGCCAAACGGACGTTTGCCGTTTTCAACGCGGAGCTCAACGAGGAGCTGCCGTCGCTCTACGACTCGCGTCTGCCATTTTTCATCACCAACTTGCAGACTCTCTTCTCGGCCGAGCAGGTGTTCCACTCTGAGCTCTCAAAGGTCCACGGCGAGTTGGAGTCCATCATCGACAAATTGGCCAAGGAGTCGAGCGGACGGACGTCGTCGAGCCACTACAGGCGCAGCTCGCCGCCCACGCAGATGCTCTCGTCACCCGGCAGCAATTCGCTCAACAGCCCAGAAAACG TGGGTTCACGCGGATCGAGACTGGGTCGGACGGAACAGGACGAGGACAACACGAGTCCGTTCCACGACCACCACcaacacaacaaccaaaatgaCCACGACAACTACAGCAAACAATCTGGCGGGGGACTCATTGGAGGCGGAACGGGAGCTGGCGGATTGAAGGATTACGAACCGGTTGAAGTCGGAGCCCAAGTCGGCGAAATGACGACGACCAGCACTCCGACCAACAATGGCGCAGGAG GTGCTACGACGGATAACCTTCCGCCAGGTGTTCTCTACAGAGTCCGAGCCACTTACAA gTATCAAGCGGAAGATGAGGATGAATTGTCTCTTGAGGTGGGCGACACGGTCCAAGTGATTGAATACGAAGATCCCGAGGAACAG GAGGAAGGTTGGCTGATGGGCATCAAAGAGGCGACAGGACGTCAGGGTCTCTTCCCGGCCAATTTCACTCGACCCATCTGA
- the LOC124200345 gene encoding myc box-dependent-interacting protein 1-like isoform X11, whose protein sequence is MASESKGLVFATAVKKHAGRAKEKILQKVGKVDRTADEIFDDHVQNFNKQQNAANKLQKELNNYIRCVKAMQAASKTLYECMSEVYEPDWTGHDLLTVQSQNIEMLWQDLGHKMTDQVLIPLNTYQGQFPEMRKKIEKRGRKLVDYDGQRHSFQALQSSKKREEVKIGRAKEQLEEAKRTFAVFNAELNEELPSLYDSRLPFFITNLQTLFSAEQVFHSELSKVHGELESIIDKLAKESSGRTSSSHYRRSSPPTQMLSSPGSNSLNSPENAATTNGVNKSPPSSGGPGAAAPARNTNQRPGVEELYDIPIGATTDNLPPGVLYRVRATYKYQAEDEDELSLEVGDTVQVIEYEDPEEQEQEEGWLMGIKEATGRQGLFPANFTRPI, encoded by the exons ATGGCTAGTGAATCGAAAGGATTGGTGTTCGCCACGGCCGTGAAGAAACACGCTGGACGGGCCAAAGAAAAG ATCCTGCAAAAGGTGGGCAAAGTGGACCGGACAGCCGACGAGATCTTCGACGATCACGTCCAGAATTTCAACAAGCAACAAAATGCGGCCAACAAACTCCAAAAGGAGCTCAACAATTACATCCGCTGTGTCAAAg CCATGCAAGCGGCCAGCAAGACTCTGTACGAGTGCATGTCGGAGGTGTACGAACCGGACTGGACGGGGCACGACTTGCTGACGGTCCAGTCACAAAACATTGAAATGCTCTGGCAAGATCTTGGCCACAAAATGACGGACCAGGTCCTCATCCCACTCAACACCTACCAGGGCCAATTCCCCGAAATGAGA aaaaagattgaaaagaGAGGGAGGAAGCTGGTGGACTACGACGGACAGCGACACAGTTTCCAGGCCCTGCAGAGCTCCAAGAAGCGAGAGGAAGTCAAGATCGGCCGTGCCAAGGAGCAATTGGAGGAGGCCAAACGGACGTTTGCCGTTTTCAACGCGGAGCTCAACGAGGAGCTGCCGTCGCTCTACGACTCGCGTCTGCCATTTTTCATCACCAACTTGCAGACTCTCTTCTCGGCCGAGCAGGTGTTCCACTCTGAGCTCTCAAAGGTCCACGGCGAGTTGGAGTCCATCATCGACAAATTGGCCAAGGAGTCGAGCGGACGGACGTCGTCGAGCCACTACAGGCGCAGCTCGCCGCCCACGCAGATGCTCTCGTCACCCGGCAGCAATTCGCTCAACAGCCCAGAAAACG CCGCCACGACCAACGGAGTGAACAAGAGTCCGCCCAGCAGCGGAGGGCCCGGTGCTGCTGCACCGGCTCGCAACACCAATCAAAGGCCCGGCGTCGAAGAACTTTATGATATTCCCATAG GTGCTACGACGGATAACCTTCCGCCAGGTGTTCTCTACAGAGTCCGAGCCACTTACAA gTATCAAGCGGAAGATGAGGATGAATTGTCTCTTGAGGTGGGCGACACGGTCCAAGTGATTGAATACGAAGATCCCGAGGAACAG GAGCAGGAGGAAGGTTGGCTGATGGGCATCAAAGAGGCGACAGGACGTCAGGGTCTCTTCCCGGCCAATTTCACTCGACCCATCTGA
- the LOC124200345 gene encoding myc box-dependent-interacting protein 1-like isoform X13, with product MASESKGLVFATAVKKHAGRAKEKILQKVGKVDRTADEIFDDHVQNFNKQQNAANKLQKELNNYIRCVKAMQAASKTLYECMSEVYEPDWTGHDLLTVQSQNIEMLWQDLGHKMTDQVLIPLNTYQGQFPEMRKKIEKRGRKLVDYDGQRHSFQALQSSKKREEVKIGRAKEQLEEAKRTFAVFNAELNEELPSLYDSRLPFFITNLQTLFSAEQVFHSELSKVHGELESIIDKLAKESSGRTSSSHYRRSSPPTQMLSSPGSNSLNSPENAATTNGVNKSPPSSGGPGAAAPARNTNQRPGVEELYDIPIGATTDNLPPGVLYRVRATYKYQAEDEDELSLEVGDTVQVIEYEDPEEQEEGWLMGIKEATGRQGLFPANFTRPI from the exons ATGGCTAGTGAATCGAAAGGATTGGTGTTCGCCACGGCCGTGAAGAAACACGCTGGACGGGCCAAAGAAAAG ATCCTGCAAAAGGTGGGCAAAGTGGACCGGACAGCCGACGAGATCTTCGACGATCACGTCCAGAATTTCAACAAGCAACAAAATGCGGCCAACAAACTCCAAAAGGAGCTCAACAATTACATCCGCTGTGTCAAAg CCATGCAAGCGGCCAGCAAGACTCTGTACGAGTGCATGTCGGAGGTGTACGAACCGGACTGGACGGGGCACGACTTGCTGACGGTCCAGTCACAAAACATTGAAATGCTCTGGCAAGATCTTGGCCACAAAATGACGGACCAGGTCCTCATCCCACTCAACACCTACCAGGGCCAATTCCCCGAAATGAGA aaaaagattgaaaagaGAGGGAGGAAGCTGGTGGACTACGACGGACAGCGACACAGTTTCCAGGCCCTGCAGAGCTCCAAGAAGCGAGAGGAAGTCAAGATCGGCCGTGCCAAGGAGCAATTGGAGGAGGCCAAACGGACGTTTGCCGTTTTCAACGCGGAGCTCAACGAGGAGCTGCCGTCGCTCTACGACTCGCGTCTGCCATTTTTCATCACCAACTTGCAGACTCTCTTCTCGGCCGAGCAGGTGTTCCACTCTGAGCTCTCAAAGGTCCACGGCGAGTTGGAGTCCATCATCGACAAATTGGCCAAGGAGTCGAGCGGACGGACGTCGTCGAGCCACTACAGGCGCAGCTCGCCGCCCACGCAGATGCTCTCGTCACCCGGCAGCAATTCGCTCAACAGCCCAGAAAACG CCGCCACGACCAACGGAGTGAACAAGAGTCCGCCCAGCAGCGGAGGGCCCGGTGCTGCTGCACCGGCTCGCAACACCAATCAAAGGCCCGGCGTCGAAGAACTTTATGATATTCCCATAG GTGCTACGACGGATAACCTTCCGCCAGGTGTTCTCTACAGAGTCCGAGCCACTTACAA gTATCAAGCGGAAGATGAGGATGAATTGTCTCTTGAGGTGGGCGACACGGTCCAAGTGATTGAATACGAAGATCCCGAGGAACAG GAGGAAGGTTGGCTGATGGGCATCAAAGAGGCGACAGGACGTCAGGGTCTCTTCCCGGCCAATTTCACTCGACCCATCTGA